In the Granulosicoccus antarcticus IMCC3135 genome, TGAGTCAGCATTACTTTAACGGCAGGTTCAGCGGGTGACTTACTCATGAACTTGCATGCGTACCTGAAGGGCAATGATGGCGCAGGCAAAGGACTGGCCCAGTTCAGTGATGTAGTTCTTGCGTTACTGGTTGTGGCAATCGTTGCGCTGATGATTCTGCCGCTGCCCTCCCTGCTGATTGATTCTCTGGTTGCGGTTAATATCTGCATCGGCTTGATGCTGGTGCTCATGGGGATCTACATCAGTACCGCCCTGCAATTTTCCTCATTCCCCAGCGTACTGCTTATCAGCACCTTGTTTCGATTGGCATTGTCAGTGGCGACTACTCGCTCGATTCTGCTGGAAGGCGAGGCGGGAAGCATTATCGATACCTTTGGCAATATGGTTGCGGGTGGTAATTTGGTGGTCGGTCTGGTTGTGTTTCTGATCATCACACTCGTCCAGTTCCTGGTTATCGCCAAGGGTGCTGAGCGAGTGGCTGAAGTCGGTGCGCGATTCACACTCGATGCTATGCCCGGCAAGCAGATGTCGATTGATTCAGACCTGCGTTCTGGTCTGATTGACAAGGTAGAGGCTAGAAACAAGCGTCGCGAGCTAGAGTTGGAAAGCAAGCTACACGGCAGCATGGATGGGGCCATGAAGTTCGTCAAGGGCGACGCCATCGCAGGAATCGTGATCATTATCATCAATTTGCTGGGTGGTCTAACTATCGGTATTTTTCAGTTGGGCATGGATGCGAGTACGGCCATGGCCAAGTATTCCATTCTGACCATCGGAGATGGACTGGTTGCCCAGATACCGGCTTTGTTGGGGGCTATGTCGGCGGGATTGATAGTCACGCGGGCAACAGATAGTGAGTCTGATCAAAACCTGGGTGACTCCATCCAGAAACAACTCACATCAATCCCTCGTGTGTTGTTGGTCGCTGGCGGTATTTGTCTGGCGATGGCCATGGTGCCGGGTTTTCCTTCTGCCGTTTTTTTCCTGCTCGGTTTCATGCTGCTCGTGGGTGGCGGTTTGCTGGTGCCTGCATTGCGGCACCGGATGGACAAGCTACGAACATCATCCTTTGGGTCTGTGATGGAGGGTAAAAACGCTAAAGTCAGGGATATTCCTCCGGCTCACG is a window encoding:
- a CDS encoding flagellar biosynthesis protein FlhA, translating into MNLHAYLKGNDGAGKGLAQFSDVVLALLVVAIVALMILPLPSLLIDSLVAVNICIGLMLVLMGIYISTALQFSSFPSVLLISTLFRLALSVATTRSILLEGEAGSIIDTFGNMVAGGNLVVGLVVFLIITLVQFLVIAKGAERVAEVGARFTLDAMPGKQMSIDSDLRSGLIDKVEARNKRRELELESKLHGSMDGAMKFVKGDAIAGIVIIIINLLGGLTIGIFQLGMDASTAMAKYSILTIGDGLVAQIPALLGAMSAGLIVTRATDSESDQNLGDSIQKQLTSIPRVLLVAGGICLAMAMVPGFPSAVFFLLGFMLLVGGGLLVPALRHRMDKLRTSSFGSVMEGKNAKVRDIPPAHAEPVQQAVPLLLELPRSLGVDGAEAIQAEVAECVNRYQLRSGVAMPDVRIFFRRDDGGEWMLHAFEVPIVSGELTPDMGFDSILEQIELALRRSSTLFLGIQETGHLMAAASIDYPDIVKEVLRSVPTQNIAAVLRHLVDEEVSIRNVRGILEALVQAAQHEKDTYNLSEFARMALARQTCYQYAPDNHLRAVALSAPLEDQLMKSIRSSGGVQQLSLDPRLQDKLRESLVAAIEKHNPAVLLTSVQLRRHIRALIAERCFNVPVLSYNELIPSLKLEVLHQVVPNETVQLASV